One segment of Aquimarina sp. BL5 DNA contains the following:
- a CDS encoding TonB-dependent receptor, with protein sequence MKKITFIVTLLLCVISNAQTTINGRVIDDFNQPIPGANISLKGEAIGTVTDFDGFFTLTVTNELPVTITASSIGFESSSVEVTSATQEVTIVLAEGNVLDLIVISASRAPERLFESPVSIERFGVKEIKNTPSVDFYDGLENLKGVDVNTNSLTFKSINTRGFATFTNTRFVQLLDGMDNTSPSLNFALGNLIGMNELDVENVELLPGASSALYGANAFNGILFMTSKSPFEKQGISAYAKGGITSQEAAGNNEFYDVGIRMAHAFTDNFAAKVNFSYMNGTDWFANSEANIENPGFSRELDPAYNGLNVYGDEVRALLPGAGVVTRTGYNESDLTDYGVESIKFDGAVHYKPFNNDFEIIYAGKLGKGQTIFQDSNRFSLKDFFFQQHKLEVKNDNFFVRGYISAEDAGDTYDMRFTGININRRWKSDEVWFQEYGTTFATTVGTDLERHEAARDFADRDRLEPGTIGFENAFNEVTSTPDFQTGSRFISKTELRHVDANYNFGHITNDFADIQVGGSFREYSLNSEGTFYTDFDGAINYSEIGVYSQIQKKILDDRLKLTGSVRYDKSQLFDGNFSPRFSVGYTLGKNRNRNLRASIQTGFRNPTTQNLYLGLDIGEGAIIGSAPDNLDRYSRIVNGTTITGRAAYENSYTAESVEDFIRSGGTAELVVANPDIVQPEKVTAIEIGYRADFGKLLLDLSGYYNMYQDFISTIDVVSPLSGTAGTPEGQAAIGTGNFAGFQATTNSDADINSFGAVLGVTAKVFGDFDLNASYTYTKQDFDQDEDPGFRTNFNTPEHKAKASFGHDNLFKNFGFNTAVKWSGEYVWESAFAEGDVPSFTVFDAQLNYRIPSLKTTLKLGGTNIGGSEYFTAVGTAPIGSLYYLGLTINNF encoded by the coding sequence ATGAAAAAAATTACTTTTATAGTAACACTATTACTATGTGTCATTAGTAATGCTCAAACTACAATTAATGGTAGAGTAATCGATGACTTTAATCAGCCAATTCCAGGAGCTAATATTTCTTTAAAAGGAGAAGCCATTGGAACAGTTACAGATTTTGACGGTTTCTTTACATTAACGGTAACTAATGAACTTCCTGTTACAATTACCGCTAGTAGTATTGGATTTGAGTCCAGTTCGGTAGAAGTGACTTCGGCTACACAAGAAGTAACTATAGTTCTTGCTGAGGGGAATGTGCTAGATTTGATTGTAATATCTGCATCCAGAGCACCAGAACGTTTGTTTGAATCACCAGTGAGTATTGAGCGATTTGGTGTTAAAGAAATTAAAAATACACCTTCCGTAGATTTCTACGACGGTTTGGAAAACTTAAAAGGTGTTGATGTTAATACGAATAGTTTGACATTTAAGTCAATTAATACCAGAGGATTTGCGACTTTTACCAATACCAGGTTTGTTCAGTTGTTAGATGGAATGGATAATACTTCTCCTTCTTTAAATTTTGCTTTAGGAAATCTTATTGGAATGAATGAGTTAGACGTTGAGAATGTTGAATTACTTCCAGGAGCATCATCTGCCTTATACGGTGCGAACGCATTTAATGGTATTTTATTTATGACTAGTAAAAGCCCATTCGAAAAGCAAGGTATTAGTGCGTATGCCAAAGGAGGAATTACCTCTCAAGAAGCTGCGGGTAATAATGAGTTTTATGATGTAGGTATTAGAATGGCTCATGCGTTTACAGATAATTTTGCTGCAAAGGTAAACTTCTCTTATATGAATGGTACTGACTGGTTTGCAAATAGTGAAGCCAATATTGAAAACCCTGGATTTAGTCGTGAATTAGATCCAGCATATAATGGTTTAAACGTTTATGGAGATGAGGTAAGAGCCCTTCTTCCAGGAGCTGGTGTAGTAACCAGAACCGGATATAACGAATCTGATCTTACAGATTACGGCGTAGAAAGTATCAAGTTTGATGGTGCAGTTCATTATAAACCTTTTAATAATGATTTTGAAATTATCTATGCAGGTAAATTGGGTAAAGGACAAACAATTTTTCAGGACTCTAACCGATTTTCTTTAAAGGATTTCTTTTTTCAGCAACACAAGCTAGAAGTAAAAAATGATAACTTTTTTGTAAGAGGTTATATTTCTGCAGAGGATGCAGGAGATACTTATGATATGCGTTTTACTGGGATTAATATTAATAGAAGATGGAAAAGTGATGAGGTATGGTTTCAGGAATATGGAACTACATTTGCAACCACTGTAGGTACTGATCTGGAAAGGCATGAGGCTGCTAGAGATTTTGCAGATAGAGATCGATTAGAGCCAGGTACTATTGGTTTTGAAAATGCTTTTAATGAAGTAACCAGTACTCCTGATTTTCAAACTGGATCTAGATTTATTTCTAAAACAGAGTTACGTCACGTAGATGCTAACTATAATTTTGGTCATATCACCAATGACTTTGCGGATATTCAAGTAGGTGGTTCTTTTAGAGAATATTCATTGAATTCTGAAGGTACTTTTTATACCGATTTTGATGGAGCGATTAATTATTCTGAAATAGGTGTGTACTCACAAATTCAGAAAAAGATATTAGATGACAGATTAAAACTTACGGGATCTGTTCGATATGATAAATCTCAATTATTTGATGGTAATTTTTCACCTAGATTTTCAGTAGGATATACGCTTGGTAAAAATAGAAACCGTAACCTTCGAGCGTCTATCCAAACAGGTTTTAGAAACCCCACAACACAAAACCTTTATTTAGGTCTTGATATTGGTGAGGGAGCTATTATAGGTTCTGCTCCAGATAATTTAGATCGTTATTCAAGAATTGTAAATGGAACTACTATTACAGGTCGTGCGGCTTATGAAAACTCTTACACAGCAGAATCTGTTGAGGATTTTATAAGATCAGGAGGTACAGCTGAATTGGTAGTAGCAAATCCAGATATCGTACAACCGGAGAAAGTAACAGCCATAGAAATAGGATATAGAGCAGATTTTGGAAAGTTATTACTTGATCTTAGTGGTTACTATAATATGTATCAAGATTTCATTTCCACAATTGATGTTGTAAGTCCATTAAGTGGAACCGCAGGAACTCCTGAAGGTCAAGCAGCAATTGGTACTGGTAATTTTGCAGGTTTTCAGGCTACTACAAATTCAGATGCTGATATAAACTCATTCGGAGCTGTATTAGGTGTTACAGCTAAGGTGTTTGGAGATTTTGATCTTAATGCTAGTTATACGTATACTAAGCAAGATTTCGATCAAGATGAGGATCCTGGATTTAGAACTAATTTTAATACTCCAGAACATAAAGCTAAAGCTAGTTTTGGACACGATAATCTATTCAAAAATTTCGGTTTCAACACAGCTGTTAAATGGAGTGGAGAATATGTTTGGGAATCTGCCTTTGCGGAAGGAGATGTTCCATCATTTACAGTTTTTGATGCACAGCTTAACTATAGAATACCGTCATTAAAAACAACTCTTAAGCTTGGTGGAACTAATATTGGTGGTAGTGAGTATTTCACTGCTGTCGGAACAGCACCAATAGGTTCACTATATTATCTTGGACTAACAATCAATAACTTTTAA
- the glmS gene encoding glutamine--fructose-6-phosphate transaminase (isomerizing) — protein MCGIVGYIGHREAYPIVLKGLKRLEYRGYDSAGIALYDGQDIKLSKTKGKVADLEERLVKEISTNGNVGIGHTRWATHGVPNDVNSHPHYSNSGDLVIIHNGIIENYESLRKELINRGYTFTSETDTEVLVNLIEDVKTKENVKLGKAVQIALNQTVGAYAIAVFDRQKPDEIVVARLGSPLAIGVGEDEFFIASDASPFIEYTNNAIYLEDGEMAIVRRNKGIKVRKIKDDSLVDPYLQELQINLEQIEKGGYDHFMLKEIYEQPSAISDTYRGRMRVAEGIIKMAGIDDNLAKLLNAKRILIIACGTSWHAGLVAEYIFEELVRIPVEVEYASEFRYRNPVIHQDDVVIAISQSGETADTMAAIKLAKERGAFVFGVCNVVGSSISRETHAGAYTHAGPEIGVASTKAFTTQITVLSLIALKLAERKGTISNSDFHYYLQELERIPEKVKLALESNDHIKLIADKYKEAKNFLYLGRGYNFPVALEGALKLKEISYIHAEGYPAAEMKHGPIALIDEHMPVVVIATKKGHYDKVVSNIQEIKSRKGKIIGIVTEGDETVKKLADHVIEIPETIEFLTPLLTTIPLQLLSYHIAVMLDKNVDQPRNLAKSVTVE, from the coding sequence ATGTGTGGAATAGTAGGTTATATAGGTCATAGGGAGGCTTATCCAATAGTATTAAAAGGATTAAAAAGATTAGAGTATCGAGGGTATGATTCTGCAGGAATTGCACTTTACGATGGTCAAGATATTAAGTTGTCCAAAACAAAGGGTAAAGTTGCTGATCTTGAAGAAAGGTTAGTAAAAGAAATTTCCACAAATGGAAATGTTGGAATAGGACATACTAGATGGGCTACTCACGGAGTTCCAAATGATGTCAATTCCCATCCTCATTATTCTAATTCTGGTGATCTTGTGATTATTCATAATGGAATTATAGAAAATTATGAATCACTAAGAAAAGAATTAATAAATAGAGGGTATACTTTTACCTCCGAGACAGATACGGAAGTATTAGTTAATTTGATTGAAGATGTAAAGACAAAGGAAAATGTCAAATTAGGGAAAGCTGTTCAGATTGCATTAAATCAAACGGTTGGTGCTTATGCAATTGCAGTGTTTGACAGACAAAAACCTGATGAAATAGTTGTAGCGAGACTAGGAAGCCCGTTGGCAATTGGTGTTGGTGAAGACGAATTTTTTATCGCTTCTGATGCTTCTCCTTTTATAGAATACACTAATAATGCTATATATCTCGAAGATGGCGAAATGGCTATTGTTCGAAGAAATAAAGGGATAAAAGTAAGAAAGATCAAAGATGATAGTCTTGTGGATCCTTATCTACAGGAATTACAGATAAATCTTGAGCAAATAGAAAAAGGCGGATATGATCACTTTATGCTTAAAGAAATTTATGAGCAACCAAGTGCAATAAGTGATACCTATAGAGGTAGAATGAGAGTCGCTGAAGGGATCATAAAAATGGCCGGTATTGATGATAATCTAGCAAAATTACTCAATGCCAAACGTATTCTTATTATTGCTTGTGGTACTTCATGGCACGCTGGTCTTGTTGCTGAATATATTTTTGAAGAGTTAGTAAGAATTCCTGTAGAGGTAGAGTACGCTTCAGAATTTAGATATAGAAACCCTGTTATCCATCAGGATGATGTGGTTATAGCTATATCGCAAAGTGGAGAGACTGCAGATACAATGGCTGCCATTAAATTAGCAAAAGAACGAGGAGCATTTGTTTTTGGAGTATGTAATGTAGTTGGATCATCTATTTCCAGAGAAACACATGCAGGAGCCTATACACATGCTGGCCCAGAAATTGGAGTAGCATCTACCAAAGCTTTTACAACTCAGATTACAGTACTCTCGTTGATAGCGTTAAAGTTAGCAGAAAGAAAAGGAACTATTTCTAATAGTGATTTTCATTATTATTTGCAGGAACTAGAACGCATTCCGGAAAAAGTGAAACTAGCATTAGAGTCTAATGATCATATTAAATTAATTGCTGATAAATATAAGGAAGCTAAGAATTTCCTATATCTAGGAAGAGGGTATAACTTCCCAGTAGCTCTAGAAGGAGCGTTAAAATTAAAGGAAATTTCATATATACACGCAGAAGGATATCCTGCGGCAGAGATGAAGCATGGTCCCATTGCTCTTATAGATGAGCATATGCCTGTGGTTGTAATTGCTACCAAAAAGGGGCATTATGATAAGGTAGTCAGTAATATTCAAGAAATTAAATCTAGAAAAGGAAAAATTATAGGTATTGTTACAGAAGGAGATGAAACAGTAAAAAAACTCGCAGATCATGTAATCGAAATACCAGAAACTATAGAGTTTCTTACTCCTCTTTTAACGACAATACCGCTTCAGTTATTATCATATCATATTGCTGTTATGTTAGATAAGAATGTAGATCAACCGAGAAATTTGGCAAAATCAGTTACAGTAGAATAA